The nucleotide window AGTGTGACGGTGAACAGGCCATCGGATCCGGTGGCGCCGGTGATTTGGGCAGGGACCGTGGTGGCGCTGCCGGATTTGGAAACCGCGATCACGGACAGGAAACGCATCTTTTCATATTTGCCCGTGGTTTCGATATAGGCGTGATGGTGGCGTTGGTAGCCATTGGGATACTTGTCGTTGAACTCGCTGGGGTGGGCGAAGCGGAAGTGGTTGGTCACGGTGGTGTTGACCGGCGTATTGCAGAACAACTGGAAGTTGCCGATACCGTAGGTTCCGCTACCGATGGTATTGTAGGCGGTGATCCAGCCATCGCCACGCTTGGTCATGTTCTGGTTGGTTCTGGACTGGAGGAGATACATCCACGGGATGGGCTGCCTGGCTTCCAGTTCATCGTAGATGACGAGGTGCGAGGGCCGGAGCATCATGATGTGGCGGCGGACCCGCTCGACTTCCGGATAGCCGTATCCGAGCTCGTTCAGCATGGGGGCTCCGGCGGCGAAGATGTAGGGCCGGTCCCGGGTCGGGTAGGCCATGGTGGCATCCCCCAGGGAGTAAGTGATCTTGTCCCCGTGGACGAAACGTGGCAACCAGCCGTAGCCGCAGGTGCTGTCGAACAACTGGGTGACCTTGTTTGGAAGGATCGCGTTGTGTCCCCAGGTGGACTTGTAGTCGAGCCTGTCGTGGAAGGGATACGGACCGGTATTGTAGTATCCGGTGTGCCAGAATAGATCCTTGCCACCGAAGCCGACATTGAATGCGTTCTGGGCCGGATGGGCATGGTATTGGGCTCCATACGGGGTGGAGCGGAAATTGGCATAGAAGTTGTTGGCGGTCGTCCGGTGGTCGGTGTGCATGGTCACCAGCCCGGTATCGGGGAAGGAGCGTGCGAGTTCTCCCGGAGGCGTTTCAGTGCCGGTGGGCACATAGCGGCCATAGTGTTCGAAGGCGGACAGCAGCGCCATGGCTTGATAGGATCCGGTGCTGCGCTCGAAGACCCAGTCAATGCGGCCGAGATCCCTGCCTCCAACGCCGAAGCGGCGCAGCAGGTCCCACTTCGCGACCGGCGTGTTGGGATTGTGCGCGTGGATGATCTGAACCAGCGTATCCGCGCTGGTACCGCTCGGATCGAAACCGACCCCGTCGGAGAAGGTGCCTCCATGGTTCGAACCGGGCGGATTCGAGAAGTAGATGTAGCCGGGGAAATTCCGGTGCCAGTCGCTGAAGTCGAAAAAGTTGAACGAGTAGTTTGTCAGCTTCGTGTAAAGGGCGAGAATATCCACGAGTGTCCACTCACTTGCGCCGAGGTAGGCATTGCCGTCCATCCACGAGCCGTCGTTCCGGCCGCCCATCGTGCCGCGGTACAGGTAGACATTGTAGCTCCACTTGAATGATTCCACGAGATCCGGGTGATAGCGCATGAGGATCGGCAGGTACACGCATGGATAGTAGATGTAGATCTGATCCCAGTGTTGATCCCAGTAAACGTGCTCGAACTGGTTGAAAAGCTTGGTCGCGATCGGCATGCCGCCGGTAAGGAAGTCCGCCGCGTCCACAACCGGGTTCTTGCAGTAGTCCCTTTTTGCAATTCCAGCAAAGAGGGTGACGGCGGCCGGCGTAAGATCGCTTTCGAACATCTCGAGCGCGTCGCACAGATTGGCGACCACTTCGATGTTGCCTCCGAAATCCGCTGCTGCGGTGGCCACCGTCACTGTCTGAGGCCCGGAGCCCCAGTCGTAGGTCCATTGGCGGGTATCGTACTCCTGTTTGATCGCGTTGAGGATTTCGAGCGCCTTCGTTTTCGGATGGTAGATGGTATTGTTCGCGGACAAGTCGTTTCCGAAGACCGCGTATCCGCGGATCAGCCTTTTGACGAAATAGAACTTGTTGGCGAGATTGCTCCGGACAGCGGATTCGAACGCCGATCTGCTTGTATAGGACGCGGGAGAGAGCGTGACGGCCAGCGGAGGGAGCTTCTCATAGGTGTTGCGCCATACCTCGCGGGAGAACTCGTCCAGCTCCGAGCTGGACATCGTGTTCTTGAGCCTGCCGATTTGATCCGGATTGCAATTTAGAACAGGCATCTGGCGGGTCCGGAGCAGGTTCGCCATCTGGTCGGCATTTGGCGGCATGTTGACGGTTCGTGCCGTGGCAATGATGGTGAAGGTGTGGATGCCCGGATTCCATTGGACCGATCCTGCGGGCCCGGTTCCCCATTGCCAATGCCAGGTGCCCGCGGAGAGGTTCTGCCAGGGATTCCAGAATTGCCAGGCCTGGGGTTGGCTTTGCAACACGCCGGTTTGGAAAGAGGGATCTTGTGACAGGCGGAATGAGAACGGACCGGTGGCACCGGACTGGATATGGAGCCAGGGAGAACGAAGGTCCACATCGCCCTGCGGCATGGCCTCTCCATTGTTAAATTCATAGATCCGTGGAACGGCGATCGACCTTTCCGCCGGGACGGCTTCCTTGCCTCCCGGATTCAGCTCAAGGATGATCCGGAAGAACGCCTGGGGAAGATCAACAGTGATACCGACCGTTTCAAAAATGGAATCGATATTGGTCACCATTGTGGGTTCGATGTCGGACCATGTATTGAGATTCGTGGACATCTGGACCCGGTATTTCAGACCGGCGTTTTCTGCATCATGGCGGCGGAAGAACCGGAACATCTGCTTTGGTCCATTGGGACCCTGGAGGGTGGTGAGTTTCGGGGCACGCAGGATGCGGTCGTCGATGGTCGGGTTTCCTCCAAAGGCGAACTCCGCCAGATTGTCCATCAGATCGGTATCAAGATCGGCCCCCTGGGCGGTGTTGGTGGCTCCGATGATGCCGTAGGAAGCCAAATACGGATAGTAGAGCGGGGAATCCTGGGAGCCCGCGCTTTCCGCCCAAAGAGAGTTGTCCGAAAGGAACAGTTTCACTCCGTTCGAATTCACCCAGGAATATAGAACCGATCCGGAGCCAACGGGGCTTCCACGCTCGCCGAGAGTCCAGGTCACGCGTCCGGAATCGACCAGCCACTTCATATAGGGAACGCCGCCGGAAAGTGAATTGAAGCGTAGGACCCATCCGGAAAGATGAATCGGCCGGGTTCCATCGGTGGTGAAGGGCTGGTCCTGCTGGAGAGTGATGCCAGCGCCTTGGGAATACTGGAACACCTGCTCGAAGGGGGCTCCCCATTGTCCGGCGACCGAGATGGCTCCGGAACCCCACATCGACATCAGATAGTACTTGGAATAGTCATAGCTGTTCGCACCAAATGGATAGAGATCATCGTCCCAGGTATTGCCGTTCGGATCAACCGTCAGACCATCCACCGCAGGCATGTTCAGGAGGCCGGAGCTGCCGGGCCAGAAGTTCACATAGACACTGGTGGTGCGCGCCTGGCAATTGCCGCCCATCAGATGGAGCACGCCGTTGTCTCCCCCGAAATTGCGGATGCTAACCTTGCCGGAACGCTGGAAAATGGACGTCCAGTGATAGGAGGCGGCGCTGATGAGGATCTCTCCGTCGATCGTGAGCTCGGCGTTCGGCCCGTTGACCTGGATGGATGTTGGAGCCGTGGCATTGCGACCGAAATCCAGAGTGGAGGCCTTCCATGAACTCGAATCATTGAGAGTGACGGAAGCGCCTCCCGGACCTCCGAAGCGATCGGCACCGGTGAGTTTGGCATTACCGCTGAGAACGAGATCCTTCGAGTAGAGGTCATCCCGGCCGACGACTTTCGCGATGTCGCCGTTGTTGATCAGGCCAGGCTTCCTGGGCGATCGTGTTGGGAGACCGGAGTTCCAGTTGGTGGCCGTCACGATGCTGCCGTTGCTGGGGCCGGTGGCCCATTGGGTGGTGATTGCCAGCGGCAGTTGCACGTTGATGGTGATCGTCCCGGTGGTGGCGTTTCCTGTTTGGTCTGTTGCCTGAACCAGCAGCCTGTAGGTGGGGATGCCGCTGTAGCTCAGGGTTCCGGCGACCTTGAGACGACCGGTGAGGGGCTCCAGTGAGAAGTCATTGTCAAAGTTGCCGGAGATGATCGAGTAGGAGAAGGATGCTCCTGCCTGTGGAGATGTCGCGGTGATCGTTCCGACGAGTGTGCCGGCAGCGGCAGACTCCGGAAGTGAGAAGGATTGATTCTCCAGATGGAGCGCTACCGGAGGTGGTTGGACGAAGGTAAGCCGGGTTTCCGAACCAGTGGACAGGATCTCGAAATTGTTGGTCTGGGCGGGAGCGCCATCCACGACAATCTTCCCGGTCGTGATCATGGATTCGAAGGTGGCGCGGTAGCCCGGATCCCTGGCGACCAATACTCCGGTCTTTGCCCCGGTGAAATCGATGCGGCTGTTTGTTCCAATGGAGTAGGTGGCTGAATTGATGCGACCGCCAGTCAGCTTGAAATCCAAGGCACCGGTTGATTCATCGGTGAAGCCTCCGACAAGGGCTTCACCCGAGTTCCAATAGACCTTGCAGCCTTCCCGCATCCTCCAGTCGCCGGGCACGGTAAGGGACAACCCGTTTACCCGGATGACACCACGCCACCATGTGTGGCGTTCGGTGGAAAACGACCCGCCGTTGAAAGTGAGATCGGAGCCTGCGACGATGTCGGTATCCCGTGCGGCACCCGTGGTTCCCTCTTTCGCCCAGGTCGTTCCATCGAGGACGATCTGCATGGCGGTTGGCAGGTCACCCCGGATCGTCGCATTGCCAATTTCGCCGCTATTGCCATCGGCAATGCGCGGAATGGTTCCTCCCCAGTTGGTGGCATTGGAAATCAAATTGGTGGAGCCGCCTCCGATCCACTGGATGGTGGCGGCGGACGCTCCCGATAGAGGAAGCGAAAGCAGCAGGAGCGCTGGATGAAGAATGGCGGATAGGGTTTTCATGAGATACGGTTTCAATCATCATTTCACCAGGTCGGACACAAGCGGACGGGGGTGCTGGAACCACTGGATCAGGTTGAGGCGTTAACCATATCCGAAGATCCGGCGGCCTGTCCGGACAGGTGGGACGACAAGCCCGGATGGCGGTGGGCATATTTGGAATTTGCGCCGGACGCGGCAGGATTCCTGATTTGGAACCCGCCACTTGTTTCCGGCCACCGGCCTCCACCTCATCACCCAAGGAGGTGCTTGGTCTGGAAGAGGGCCCGTGGTTCCTGGAGTTCTGAAGGCGCTGCCCGGGCGATGGGGCTGGAGCGCGGAAACAAAACGGATGGCGGCATCCCTGACTGGGACGCCGCCGCAACCATGCGGGAGGATCCGTATCAGGCCATGCGGTCCGTGCGGCGTCGACGCAGGAACAGAAGAAGTGCGCCCACTCCCCCCATGACCGGGAATGAAGGCTCCGGAACGGCTATAATGCCGAAACTCATGTTGAGCCCCCCCACATAACCGGTGCCAGTGGTGCCAGTCATCAGTCCAACGATTCCGGGGGTGAAGGTTGCGGTGCCCGACCCATCGACGATATAGGTGCCGTTCGAGAAGCCGTTGAAAGCAATATCGTAAGATTGGGTTCCTCCCGTAAGCGTCATATTGGAAACGGAGAAACTGATGGATTCCCCGGCGCTGAGAAAGCGGGCCTCGACCGCGCCGTTTTTGCCTTGATCCACAGCCCAGCCTCTTCCAGCGCCTCTGCGGATGAGAATCCCATCCCCGCTGGAAGCGGTGACAGTGAGATCGAATTGGAGGATCAGGTGGACATCGGCTCCGACGGTGATTCCTGAAACCCGGACGCCGTAGGTGCCGGCGTCGAGTGTCGACAACAGACCGCTGTCAGACATTACTGCGATGCTGGACGGGGAAATCGTGCTGAGAGTGCCGTTGTCCGAAACTCCGCTTACGGTTGAAGTTGGAGAGGCGGTCGCCGTGGACGGGGTGACGTTGGTCAACTGGATCGTGGCGCAGTGGGCGGAGCCTTGGGCGATCAGGGTGAGAGCAAGCGGAAGGAGACATGATTTCATGCGGATCACGTGTTGGTTCTTTTGTGGGTTGGGGAACGCTCCACACGAATAGGGGAGCATCCGGATTCAAATCCCCCCGCACACCTGAATGACAGGATATCAGCGGCTCCGCCGGTTTACTCGTTGACCGTTCCAGAGGGCAGAGGATGGGTCTTTGCCTTATTCATCGCGCAGGCTGGTGATTGGATTGTTCAAGCGTCGATCCAATTCTCAGTTGAATCGTAAACCTATCCAAGATCGTCATGCCCGGATGCGGCTGATACTGTTCATCGATGACTGTAACCGGCCATGCCGGGTATCCGGTTTACGATCGCACCGATGTTCCCGATCCGGTTGTTGAGAATCGAGAGGGATTGCGACTTTCTGTTCGTATCGGATGCGATGTTGATTTCAGTCCGAGGTTTCCCCGTTGTATGATTTCACGAATTGTTCCGATGACATCGCTTCTCATGGCACTTTGCCGCATGGGGGCTGAGCCGGTGACCGTTCACTACACCAGCGACTGGGTATCCCTCCACCTTTTTTAGAATGATGATTTTTTCTATCACCGAATGAAACCACATTTGCTCATACGCGGTTTTGGAGCTGCCGCGGTCCTATTGTTTCCAGCCCTGTCATTGGCCGACGAGCCGCAGCAGCAACAGCGCGGAGCAGAACTGCATATCGACCGCACCGCCATCGTAACAGGGTCCCTTGAACGCCCGAATCCGCAAGGTATCGTGGATGACAATCCTCCGTGGTTTCATGTCGTGGTTCCGCTGGTCGATGACTCCAAAAAGACCAATGAGGAAATCCGGAAGGAACGGAAAGAGGAGAAGTGGCACCGGCGCTACTATTTCAAACTTTCCCAGGACAAGGATTTCAAAACGGGTGTGATCGAGAGCGGACCGAAGGGCTGGTCATTCTGGAATCCGATGAGGCAGTTGCCGAAGGGAACCTGGTATTGGACCTACGGTGTTGCGCCATCGTCCTCTCCGGATCAGCCGGTGTGGAATGAAACGATCTTTTCGTTTGTGATCACCGGTGCGGAGCAGACGGTGGAGAAGATGCCTCCGACCGCGGACGAGGTGCTTGCAAAGATCCATGCGTGGAAGGGGCCGATCATTTCGGTCGCTCCCGGAAGCGTCGGAAAACTTCTGCCGAAGGAGCGCTATCCGGAACTGGCAAAGCTGATGGTGAAATCCTGCAACGAGGCTCTCGAGAAGGATCGCAAGATGGATCACCTCGATTTCGGGATGTCCGAGAAAGACGTGCCGGAGCGTTTGAAGGAAAGTGTCACGCGGGCTTTCTTCGCGGTGAGGGCCAGGAAATACTGGGTCACTGCCGAACGGCACACGTCCGCGCTTCTCAGAGGTTATCTGATCACCGGGAACGAAGAGTTCCGGGCACGTGGCGTACGCCGCGCCATCGAGCTGGAGAAGGCCCGCAAGGAAGTGGTGTACCGGATTTCCGGATCCGAGGTGAAGTTGCGGGACATCGCCATCTACGATTCGGTGGCGAGTTTCTTCGTAGATGGCTTTTATGACTCCATTCCGGAGGATGAACGCGAGGGTTTCCTGGACGTGCTCAAGGAGACGATGGTGCTCAAGTCGGGCGAGCGGGACCGCGCGGATGGACCGGGCCTCCATGAGGCGCTGGAACATGCCCACTACGACCAGCACGACTGGCAGTACAAAGTGATGGATCTGCTCAACAGCTCGATCACACTGGCACGCCGCGACTCCGCCTATGACGATTGGTTCCGCTACGGATACGAACTCTGGCTTTACCGCAGCCCTGCCGTCAGCCGTGATGACGGTGCCTGTCGTGAGGGGAACGGCTATTTCGGTGTCCATGAGAACAACCTCGTCCACTGTCCGTGGATACTCTATCAGCTGACCGGGTACAATTTCTTCGACTACAAGCCCTGGTATCGGAACGTGGCGAAGTACATGTCGTTCGCCATGGCTGCGGGTAATCCGGGGCAGGCGTTTTCGGACGGCGGAAACGGTGGCAGCGCGATGTACTATTTTGGCGAGGTGCTGGCACTGATGGAACCGGGCAACCCCTGGAACCTGTGGCGTTACAAGTCGATGGGACGCACGGATCCCGACCAGTTCAACGCCGATCTCTACAAGGGAAACAAAGCATGGGATCTGCTTCAGATCTGGAACCGTTTCCCGGAGCCGGATCTTTCCGCGGTAAAGCCGCCAACTGTGATGGCCGCGGAGTTCCGCGACATGGGGATCGGCGTGATGCACACGGACCTGGGGAATGCCAGGGACAACATGATGGTGAATTTCATCTCCTGTCCCTTTGGTTCCTCGATGCATCTTCATCCATGTCAAAATGCCTTCAACGTGGCCTACGGTGGCGAGCCCTTGTTCTGGCGGACCGGCTACTACAACGGTGGCGGTGACCACAATATCATGAGCTACAAGGCATCCCGGGCTCACAACACGATCATGGCGGACGGTTTCATGCAGGGCTTCGATGTCAGCGAGTACGGCTGGCTGGCCCGCTTCGTGCAAGGCAAGCGGATCAGCTACTGCCTGGGCGATGCTTCCGCCGCTTACGATGGGGTACACCGGTATGTCCAGGACGTGCCGAACCGGAAGTATGGTGTGGGGGATGCAGGTGTGACCCGCTTTCGCCGCCACATTGCGGTTCTGAGACCTCATGCGGTGGTGGTTTACGACGAACTGGAGGCAAAGACGCCGATTCCATGGACATTCATGCTTCATTCGCTGAAGGAAATGAAGGAGGCCGGGGACGCCACTTTGACTGCCGCAAATTCGCATGCTTCTGCGACCGCGAAATTGTTCTGCGCGTCCGATGTGGAAACCAATCTCACGGACCAGTTTGCCGCGGCAGCGACGGATGAGGAGGACAAGCGTGGTGGAATCAATCCGCCGAACTGGCACTGGTCTGTTACGACCAGGAACAAACTGGCCGCGACGCGTTTCCTCACCGTGATCGAACTGGCACCGGGAGCCGGTGCGAAGCCCCCCGGGATCACCCGGAGCGGTCCCCGGGACAAACCGGTCGTAAAAGTAGGCGGTTATGAGATCGTGGCGGATCTGAATCCTGAACGCGAATCGAGCCTGCTGATCCGCAGCTCGGACGGTGAAGCCGTGCTTTCTAGCGGCCAGGCATCGGAACGGGTCATCGTCGCTGGCGATGAACGCAAGGCCAATCTCCGTGGTAGCACCCTGCTCCTGGAGCATGGCAAGGATGGCAAAGTCACCTTCGAGGAGAAGATCGATGAGCTGCCCGATGTGCTGAAATACGGAAACGTCTACTGAACGATCCCTTTCCACATGAATCCATTTTCAATATCCGGGATCAAGCGGCTGTTCGTGGTTCTTCTGCTGATCGGGGGCGTGGCGCGGGGAGGCACCGCCGTCGATGAAGGCCGGAAGTTGATCGGAAGGGTGACTCCGACGATCGCCGGACGGTTCGAACTTGAGGAGATTCCTCCCGATGCCGGATGCGATGTCTTCGAGATCGAGGCTAGGAACGACAAGGTCGTGCTCCGGGGCAACAACGGCATCAGTCTGGCCAGCGCCTACCACCGTTATCTGCAGGACTACTGCAAGTGCCTCTACTCCTTGTGGGGTGACCAGA belongs to Luteolibacter ambystomatis and includes:
- a CDS encoding DUF4962 domain-containing protein; translation: MKTLSAILHPALLLLSLPLSGASAATIQWIGGGSTNLISNATNWGGTIPRIADGNSGEIGNATIRGDLPTAMQIVLDGTTWAKEGTTGAARDTDIVAGSDLTFNGGSFSTERHTWWRGVIRVNGLSLTVPGDWRMREGCKVYWNSGEALVGGFTDESTGALDFKLTGGRINSATYSIGTNSRIDFTGAKTGVLVARDPGYRATFESMITTGKIVVDGAPAQTNNFEILSTGSETRLTFVQPPPVALHLENQSFSLPESAAAGTLVGTITATSPQAGASFSYSIISGNFDNDFSLEPLTGRLKVAGTLSYSGIPTYRLLVQATDQTGNATTGTITINVQLPLAITTQWATGPSNGSIVTATNWNSGLPTRSPRKPGLINNGDIAKVVGRDDLYSKDLVLSGNAKLTGADRFGGPGGASVTLNDSSSWKASTLDFGRNATAPTSIQVNGPNAELTIDGEILISAASYHWTSIFQRSGKVSIRNFGGDNGVLHLMGGNCQARTTSVYVNFWPGSSGLLNMPAVDGLTVDPNGNTWDDDLYPFGANSYDYSKYYLMSMWGSGAISVAGQWGAPFEQVFQYSQGAGITLQQDQPFTTDGTRPIHLSGWVLRFNSLSGGVPYMKWLVDSGRVTWTLGERGSPVGSGSVLYSWVNSNGVKLFLSDNSLWAESAGSQDSPLYYPYLASYGIIGATNTAQGADLDTDLMDNLAEFAFGGNPTIDDRILRAPKLTTLQGPNGPKQMFRFFRRHDAENAGLKYRVQMSTNLNTWSDIEPTMVTNIDSIFETVGITVDLPQAFFRIILELNPGGKEAVPAERSIAVPRIYEFNNGEAMPQGDVDLRSPWLHIQSGATGPFSFRLSQDPSFQTGVLQSQPQAWQFWNPWQNLSAGTWHWQWGTGPAGSVQWNPGIHTFTIIATARTVNMPPNADQMANLLRTRQMPVLNCNPDQIGRLKNTMSSSELDEFSREVWRNTYEKLPPLAVTLSPASYTSRSAFESAVRSNLANKFYFVKRLIRGYAVFGNDLSANNTIYHPKTKALEILNAIKQEYDTRQWTYDWGSGPQTVTVATAAADFGGNIEVVANLCDALEMFESDLTPAAVTLFAGIAKRDYCKNPVVDAADFLTGGMPIATKLFNQFEHVYWDQHWDQIYIYYPCVYLPILMRYHPDLVESFKWSYNVYLYRGTMGGRNDGSWMDGNAYLGASEWTLVDILALYTKLTNYSFNFFDFSDWHRNFPGYIYFSNPPGSNHGGTFSDGVGFDPSGTSADTLVQIIHAHNPNTPVAKWDLLRRFGVGGRDLGRIDWVFERSTGSYQAMALLSAFEHYGRYVPTGTETPPGELARSFPDTGLVTMHTDHRTTANNFYANFRSTPYGAQYHAHPAQNAFNVGFGGKDLFWHTGYYNTGPYPFHDRLDYKSTWGHNAILPNKVTQLFDSTCGYGWLPRFVHGDKITYSLGDATMAYPTRDRPYIFAAGAPMLNELGYGYPEVERVRRHIMMLRPSHLVIYDELEARQPIPWMYLLQSRTNQNMTKRGDGWITAYNTIGSGTYGIGNFQLFCNTPVNTTVTNHFRFAHPSEFNDKYPNGYQRHHHAYIETTGKYEKMRFLSVIAVSKSGSATTVPAQITGATGSDGLFTVTLGSYTVKAQLDGNKAPYLEARDAAQTAVLVTGSNVQNITLNGVTRSASLRGSTLLMERGTYRGDIFVEDSDKLPDVFRLGNKYD
- a CDS encoding DUF4962 domain-containing protein; this encodes MKPHLLIRGFGAAAVLLFPALSLADEPQQQQRGAELHIDRTAIVTGSLERPNPQGIVDDNPPWFHVVVPLVDDSKKTNEEIRKERKEEKWHRRYYFKLSQDKDFKTGVIESGPKGWSFWNPMRQLPKGTWYWTYGVAPSSSPDQPVWNETIFSFVITGAEQTVEKMPPTADEVLAKIHAWKGPIISVAPGSVGKLLPKERYPELAKLMVKSCNEALEKDRKMDHLDFGMSEKDVPERLKESVTRAFFAVRARKYWVTAERHTSALLRGYLITGNEEFRARGVRRAIELEKARKEVVYRISGSEVKLRDIAIYDSVASFFVDGFYDSIPEDEREGFLDVLKETMVLKSGERDRADGPGLHEALEHAHYDQHDWQYKVMDLLNSSITLARRDSAYDDWFRYGYELWLYRSPAVSRDDGACREGNGYFGVHENNLVHCPWILYQLTGYNFFDYKPWYRNVAKYMSFAMAAGNPGQAFSDGGNGGSAMYYFGEVLALMEPGNPWNLWRYKSMGRTDPDQFNADLYKGNKAWDLLQIWNRFPEPDLSAVKPPTVMAAEFRDMGIGVMHTDLGNARDNMMVNFISCPFGSSMHLHPCQNAFNVAYGGEPLFWRTGYYNGGGDHNIMSYKASRAHNTIMADGFMQGFDVSEYGWLARFVQGKRISYCLGDASAAYDGVHRYVQDVPNRKYGVGDAGVTRFRRHIAVLRPHAVVVYDELEAKTPIPWTFMLHSLKEMKEAGDATLTAANSHASATAKLFCASDVETNLTDQFAAAATDEEDKRGGINPPNWHWSVTTRNKLAATRFLTVIELAPGAGAKPPGITRSGPRDKPVVKVGGYEIVADLNPERESSLLIRSSDGEAVLSSGQASERVIVAGDERKANLRGSTLLLEHGKDGKVTFEEKIDELPDVLKYGNVY